In Candidatus Methanomethylophilus alvi Mx1201, a genomic segment contains:
- a CDS encoding glycosyltransferase family 4 protein produces MNPFFYPYRGGIERRMADTSRLLAAKGHDVTVLTGRLSEDSPEEETMDGYRIVRLKSRQIRVYNPPFISSKGVLEALESLDADLVNFNYRWAPSYTKDLRKYDGKKVFTYHNMWGEGVGLMGRFSEMNDDRFAPTLETFDHVIAVSDYVRKDLLRRGYSARYVTAVPTCLQTPVEPGEGKGDYILSLGRHVKTKGLEYLVEAMRDVDHRLVICGKGPEDRRLKRLISKYGLEDRIEMKGYVTDEEKHALMGDCRFFVMPSVFESLGLAAEELMSRGRPIVCSDADGLPDTVGDAGVVVPKRDPKALADAMNALFDDVRRCEELAAKAAERASYYDWNNHLPTIEDVYSKVLSGEYTEADAHASGGDAE; encoded by the coding sequence GTGAATCCGTTCTTCTACCCGTACAGGGGAGGCATAGAGCGCAGGATGGCCGACACCTCGAGGCTCCTGGCCGCCAAAGGCCACGACGTCACGGTGCTTACGGGGAGGCTGTCGGAAGACTCCCCCGAGGAGGAGACGATGGACGGCTACCGCATAGTCCGTCTGAAATCCAGGCAGATCAGGGTCTACAACCCTCCGTTCATCTCATCCAAGGGCGTCCTGGAGGCCTTGGAATCCCTGGATGCCGACCTTGTCAATTTCAACTACCGCTGGGCACCCAGCTACACCAAGGATCTCAGGAAGTACGACGGGAAGAAGGTGTTCACGTATCACAACATGTGGGGCGAAGGGGTCGGACTGATGGGAAGGTTCTCCGAGATGAACGACGACCGTTTCGCACCGACGCTCGAGACATTCGACCATGTGATAGCCGTCAGCGACTACGTCAGGAAGGACCTTCTACGGAGGGGGTATTCCGCTAGATACGTCACGGCGGTCCCCACATGTCTCCAGACGCCGGTGGAGCCCGGCGAGGGGAAGGGCGACTACATCCTGTCCCTGGGAAGGCATGTGAAGACCAAGGGTCTGGAATATCTTGTGGAGGCCATGAGGGACGTGGACCACAGGCTCGTCATATGCGGCAAGGGTCCGGAGGACCGCCGTCTGAAGAGACTCATCTCGAAATACGGTCTGGAGGACCGCATCGAGATGAAGGGATACGTCACCGATGAGGAGAAGCACGCGCTCATGGGGGACTGCAGGTTCTTCGTAATGCCGTCGGTATTCGAGAGTCTGGGTCTTGCAGCCGAGGAGCTCATGTCCCGCGGGAGGCCCATCGTCTGCTCGGATGCGGACGGGCTTCCGGACACGGTCGGAGATGCCGGTGTCGTGGTCCCGAAGAGGGATCCCAAGGCCCTCGCGGATGCGATGAACGCTCTTTTCGACGACGTCCGGAGGTGCGAGGAACTCGCCGCCAAGGCCGCCGAGAGGGCGTCGTACTACGACTGGAACAATCATCTTCCCACCATAGAGGATGTATATTCCAAGGTCCTCTCCGGGGAATATACCGAAGCGGACGCCCATGCGTCCGGAGGCGATGCAGAATGA
- a CDS encoding glycosyltransferase produces MRIAIMTDSYRPTVDGVVTAVLVTKKALEDLGHTVFVIAPDPGPEYREEGVYYFRAVRFRTYPGYFVPCFPSDQSDLIRRLDPDVIHVRGVAFMAIKALIASHNTKVPVVLTYDTLVTDVIDRYSPIKLPKETLVRLASVYLRQMMKRPAAILVPTPSAGREVTETIGVKPKRMEVVPTGIDNARFTRRPEAGEAVRRRYGLEGRRIVITVGRVSFEKNVDLVIRSLKLLEDDIVLMVVGQGPALDGLRRLVEEERLQDRVVFTGYQKGDDLVDHYSCADAFVSASVFETQGFTVQEAMSCGLPVACGNGRAFTDFIRDGENGYLFGLTEEECARAIMEALDSPQAVRDRGMETALSYGLGPTTERLVQVYGEVIEENRKRRDKERRSSM; encoded by the coding sequence ATGCGCATCGCGATAATGACCGACAGCTACCGCCCCACGGTCGACGGGGTGGTGACGGCCGTCCTGGTGACCAAGAAGGCATTGGAGGATCTGGGACATACGGTCTTCGTCATCGCTCCCGACCCGGGTCCGGAGTACCGCGAGGAAGGGGTGTATTATTTCCGTGCCGTCAGGTTCAGGACATACCCCGGGTATTTCGTACCCTGTTTCCCCTCCGACCAGTCGGACCTCATCAGGAGGCTGGACCCGGACGTGATACACGTCCGCGGGGTCGCGTTCATGGCGATCAAGGCCCTTATCGCATCGCATAACACCAAGGTGCCAGTGGTACTGACCTACGACACCCTGGTAACAGACGTGATAGACAGATATTCCCCCATCAAGCTGCCCAAGGAAACGCTGGTCAGACTGGCATCCGTCTATCTGAGGCAGATGATGAAGAGGCCCGCAGCCATCCTAGTCCCCACCCCGAGCGCCGGCAGGGAGGTGACCGAGACCATCGGTGTGAAACCGAAGAGGATGGAGGTCGTACCTACGGGCATAGACAACGCCCGTTTCACCAGGAGGCCGGAGGCGGGCGAAGCGGTCCGCAGGAGATACGGTCTCGAGGGCAGGAGGATAGTAATAACGGTCGGCAGGGTCTCGTTCGAGAAGAACGTGGATCTCGTGATAAGGTCCCTGAAGCTCCTGGAAGACGACATCGTCCTCATGGTGGTGGGTCAGGGCCCGGCCCTCGACGGGCTGAGGAGGCTCGTAGAGGAGGAACGTCTACAGGACAGGGTCGTGTTCACCGGATATCAGAAGGGGGACGACCTCGTGGACCATTATTCGTGTGCGGACGCATTCGTCTCCGCCTCCGTCTTCGAGACCCAGGGATTCACGGTCCAGGAGGCCATGTCCTGCGGCCTTCCGGTGGCCTGCGGCAACGGACGCGCATTCACGGACTTCATCCGCGACGGGGAGAACGGATACCTGTTCGGCCTCACGGAAGAGGAATGTGCCAGAGCCATAATGGAGGCGTTGGATTCCCCGCAGGCGGTGAGGGACAGGGGTATGGAGACGGCGCTGTCCTACGGCCTCGGACCGACCACCGAGAGGTTGGTACAGGTCTACGGAGAGGTAATCGAAGAGAACAGGAAGAGGAGGGATAAGGAACGAAGATCGTCGATGTGA
- a CDS encoding adenosylhomocysteinase — protein MDKLVEQGSRRLKWAYEHMPVIQELDRRYREEQPLAGLKIGMALHTEAKTGMLAVTLANAGAKICLASCNPLSTDDSVAAALRNEYGLDVHAKKYETQEEYYNNLNAVLNISPDYVIDDGADLITMAHTKRRDALKNIKGGNEETTTGVIRLKAMAAQGKLEFPVMDINDAKMKYLFDNRYGTGQSAFDGWMNATNLVVAGKHLVVGGYGWCGKGVAMRAKGMGAIVTVTEVDPVKAIEARMDGFEVKPMAEAVKTADIVMTVTGCKDIITEKVLANMKDGCVMGNVGHFDNEINKKDLDAMTVSKEKARDFVDRYTLKDGRKLYLIAEGRLMNLAAGQGHPAEVMDTSFASQAMGIVYMVNNHERMSCQVYRVPDEIDNEIATIKLRSLGIEIDSLTPEQYDYIHSWQEGT, from the coding sequence ATGGACAAACTGGTAGAACAAGGGAGCCGCAGGCTCAAATGGGCATACGAGCACATGCCCGTGATACAGGAACTCGACAGACGCTACAGGGAGGAGCAGCCCCTCGCCGGTCTGAAGATCGGAATGGCCCTCCATACCGAGGCCAAGACCGGGATGCTGGCGGTGACGCTCGCCAACGCAGGGGCGAAGATATGCCTTGCCAGCTGCAACCCCCTCTCGACGGACGACTCCGTCGCCGCCGCGCTCAGGAACGAGTACGGTCTCGACGTACATGCAAAGAAATACGAGACCCAGGAGGAATATTACAACAACCTCAACGCGGTCCTGAACATCTCCCCCGACTACGTCATCGACGACGGTGCGGACCTGATCACCATGGCACACACCAAACGCAGGGACGCCCTGAAGAACATCAAGGGAGGGAACGAGGAGACCACCACGGGGGTCATCCGCCTGAAGGCCATGGCCGCCCAGGGGAAGCTCGAGTTCCCGGTCATGGACATCAACGATGCGAAGATGAAGTATCTCTTCGACAACAGGTACGGTACCGGACAGTCCGCCTTCGACGGATGGATGAACGCCACCAACCTCGTGGTCGCCGGCAAACATCTCGTCGTCGGAGGATACGGGTGGTGCGGAAAGGGAGTGGCCATGAGGGCCAAGGGGATGGGTGCCATCGTCACCGTCACCGAGGTGGATCCCGTCAAGGCCATCGAGGCCAGGATGGACGGGTTCGAGGTCAAGCCCATGGCGGAGGCCGTGAAGACCGCGGACATCGTCATGACCGTTACCGGATGCAAGGACATAATCACGGAGAAGGTCCTCGCCAACATGAAGGACGGCTGCGTCATGGGCAACGTCGGTCATTTCGACAACGAGATCAACAAGAAGGACCTGGACGCCATGACCGTCTCCAAGGAGAAGGCCAGGGACTTCGTCGACAGATACACCCTCAAGGACGGCAGGAAACTCTACCTCATAGCCGAGGGCAGGCTCATGAACCTGGCGGCCGGCCAGGGGCATCCCGCCGAGGTCATGGACACGAGTTTCGCATCCCAGGCGATGGGAATAGTCTACATGGTCAACAACCACGAGAGGATGAGCTGTCAGGTCTACCGCGTCCCCGACGAGATCGACAACGAGATCGCCACCATCAAACTCAGGTCGCTGGGTATCGAGATCGATTCCCTGACCCCCGAGCAGTACGACTATATCCACAGCTGGCAGGAAGGAACCTGA
- a CDS encoding carbohydrate kinase family protein: MTEPFLSVYGHITIDQIVSVGKFPDINETVDIMSKKTTLGGTGTNIAIEAARLGVPTALCGFIGRDFPATYLEEMEESGLITDEVVTVDDFETSQCTVINDPDLRQKVIFYQGPQGFATRIGKDLLKNASRSKMVHFCTGEPDYYLHLMEGLRGKGPVIAADPAQETYRLWDSARLEKLVSMSDRLFCNSFEAKVIAERLGLEDVTDLEKELVVRTDGSEGSAARIGGRIVRIPVVKGGEPVDATGCGDTYRAGFYAGLYHGYSVEESLVLAASVASFTIEKVGALTNTPTWEQVEERAKDYLK, translated from the coding sequence ATGACCGAACCGTTCCTGAGCGTATACGGGCACATAACCATAGACCAGATTGTCTCGGTCGGGAAGTTTCCCGATATAAACGAGACGGTCGACATAATGTCGAAGAAGACGACCCTCGGCGGCACCGGGACCAATATCGCAATAGAAGCGGCCAGATTGGGGGTCCCCACCGCTCTGTGCGGGTTCATCGGCCGGGACTTCCCCGCCACCTATCTGGAGGAGATGGAGGAATCCGGCCTCATCACCGACGAAGTGGTCACCGTGGATGATTTCGAGACGTCCCAGTGTACCGTCATAAACGATCCGGACCTGCGTCAGAAGGTCATATTCTACCAGGGCCCCCAGGGCTTCGCCACCCGGATCGGTAAAGACCTTCTGAAGAACGCATCTAGGTCCAAGATGGTTCATTTCTGTACCGGAGAGCCCGATTATTATCTCCACCTCATGGAGGGACTCAGGGGGAAGGGCCCCGTCATAGCCGCCGACCCCGCCCAGGAGACATACCGTCTCTGGGACAGTGCCAGATTGGAGAAGTTGGTCTCCATGTCCGACCGCCTGTTCTGCAATTCCTTCGAAGCCAAGGTCATAGCCGAGAGGCTGGGTCTCGAAGACGTCACCGATCTGGAGAAGGAGCTGGTCGTCCGTACCGACGGATCCGAGGGCAGTGCCGCCCGCATCGGCGGCAGGATCGTCAGGATCCCCGTGGTCAAGGGAGGGGAGCCGGTGGATGCCACAGGGTGCGGGGATACGTATCGCGCAGGCTTCTATGCAGGACTCTACCACGGCTACTCGGTCGAGGAGTCCCTCGTCCTGGCGGCATCGGTGGCGTCATTCACCATAGAGAAGGTGGGGGCGCTTACCAACACCCCTACCTGGGAGCAGGTCGAGGAACGTGCCAAGGATTATCTGAAGTGA